A section of the Armatimonadota bacterium genome encodes:
- a CDS encoding alpha/beta fold hydrolase, whose amino-acid sequence MLRSLSLIAITSLTFFSQAQELPRRGALGLQMVPLTAEEAKANGMKAGVKAAGVLPGLTAEALKLEPGDILVSINKKPIQANTDVSAILRTLRAGELITVVTKRGKFVMTTTTKLIEKPKQKPDGFEVVYTHVVSNGNRIRVIATHPKGDGPFPTLFVIGGIGSYSMDGEFKAVPYGNILEPISKAGYAIVRTEKPGQGDSDGPAYTDLLFNDELDAYITSLRKVKTLPFVDKNRIAIFGHSMGGAFGPLVGAAESVAGIASCATMYKSWIEYNLENSRRQSALAGATGPEIEKQQVDLSKILHYTYNDQLLPAQIIKKYPALKAAVMDTYPDGKTYSGVGIKFFQQLSQKNLPEAWVKANTRVLSLWGDADFISTGWDQEEIANCVNAARPGYGEFRLLKNADHGFFQTTSFKDSMSKWGKPGNVHNPEVTSVLLEWLGRVLK is encoded by the coding sequence ATGCTCCGATCGTTGAGTCTCATCGCTATCACCTCATTGACCTTTTTCTCCCAAGCCCAAGAGCTGCCAAGACGCGGAGCCCTTGGTCTTCAAATGGTCCCGCTGACCGCAGAAGAAGCTAAGGCCAACGGCATGAAGGCTGGAGTCAAGGCGGCAGGCGTCCTGCCCGGACTGACCGCCGAAGCCCTGAAGTTAGAGCCGGGCGATATCCTGGTCAGCATCAACAAGAAGCCGATCCAGGCGAACACCGACGTCTCGGCAATCTTGAGAACTCTTCGGGCAGGTGAACTCATCACGGTCGTGACGAAGCGGGGCAAGTTCGTGATGACCACCACGACCAAGCTCATCGAGAAGCCAAAGCAGAAGCCGGACGGATTTGAGGTTGTCTACACTCACGTCGTCAGTAACGGAAACCGCATTAGAGTCATTGCAACTCATCCCAAGGGCGATGGTCCATTCCCAACGCTGTTTGTCATTGGCGGAATTGGCTCCTACAGCATGGATGGGGAATTCAAAGCGGTCCCTTACGGCAACATTCTTGAACCTATCAGCAAAGCCGGCTACGCAATTGTTCGCACTGAAAAGCCGGGTCAAGGAGATAGCGATGGACCCGCCTACACCGACTTGCTGTTTAACGACGAACTAGACGCGTACATCACATCACTTAGAAAGGTGAAGACTCTTCCGTTTGTCGACAAGAATCGGATCGCGATTTTTGGCCACTCGATGGGCGGAGCTTTTGGGCCGCTCGTCGGAGCTGCAGAATCTGTCGCCGGAATCGCGTCTTGCGCCACCATGTACAAAAGCTGGATTGAGTACAACCTGGAAAACTCTCGCCGACAATCCGCTCTGGCCGGAGCCACGGGTCCCGAGATCGAGAAGCAACAGGTTGACCTGAGCAAGATTCTTCACTACACCTACAACGATCAGCTCCTGCCAGCCCAGATCATCAAGAAGTATCCAGCGCTCAAGGCGGCCGTGATGGACACCTACCCAGACGGCAAAACCTATTCAGGAGTAGGAATCAAGTTTTTCCAGCAGCTCTCCCAAAAGAACCTCCCCGAAGCTTGGGTTAAGGCAAACACCCGAGTGCTTTCGCTTTGGGGAGATGCCGACTTCATCAGCACGGGATGGGATCAGGAAGAAATTGCCAACTGCGTCAACGCCGCACGTCCCGGCTACGGGGAGTTCAGACTTCTCAAGAATGCCGACCACGGCTTCTTCCAAACCACGTCGTTCAAGGACAGCATGTCGAAGTGGGGTAAGCCAGGCAATGTACACAACCCAGAAGTCACGTCCGTGCTTCTTGAGTGGCTTGGCCGCGTACTCAAATAG
- a CDS encoding DPP IV N-terminal domain-containing protein has translation MRLFALILVLGVSGVLSAQEQPQANWKLMNQFGGNYIRQYVYSTSLTPNFINKTDEFWYSWKDSKGVKFWRVNPKARKKEPLFDSAKMAAYLSEYTKKPYDTTNLPLTTLTFEDKNDRLIKFTVDNILFSYDTEKDEFKKLEKPKETPPAPTPLEDPAYIGRTGGGGGFGGGRGAGGAAAARDFRNWSPDKSAFIYAQDHNLYYVSVVDKKEQPPVQLSKDGVKDYSFGSRSEQAELQQMMQQDGTTTTQGGGASSNEQRVRAGGTWSKDSKRFYTSRTDQRRVKDLFLVNSLTLPRPSLMTYKYAMPGEVEVPQQETYVFEPETKTISKMEIGKWKDQRAMDMHFQDASSDVIRFVRRDRLQRNLEVCDYDVKTKMTTVLLTESVENAFLESQQIRYLKPGGDFIWWSERTGWGHFYLYSNDGKLKNAITSGPYRASTLVDVEPEKGRMWFASNGREDDENPYYRHLYRVELNGKDLTLLDKGDADHNTVLTTSKNYSVDVSSRTDLEPSAVLRDNEGKMILELEKTDLSRLYQTGWKMPKTFQVKAADGVTDIYGNMWLPFDFDKTKKYPIIANVYPGPQTESVTTAFSATAGNQRLAQLGFIVIQIGNRGGNPARSNAYHSYGYYNLRDYGLADKKAGIEQLAAQNPWIDIDRVGIYGHSGGGFMTAAALMLPPYNDFFKVGVSSAGNHDNNVYNQNWSEQHHGLKEVPVTTTAKATEAKPYDDYLGWDDPQFDSGYGTTGTRFDIKVPTNAELAANLKGHLFLVHGDMDNNVHYAGTVRLMDALIKANKRFDFMSMPGQAHGFGPMQNYFTQRMYEYFVQHLMGAPLPSGVDMVIAP, from the coding sequence ATGCGTTTATTCGCTTTGATTCTTGTGCTCGGGGTTTCGGGAGTCTTATCCGCTCAGGAACAGCCCCAGGCGAACTGGAAACTCATGAATCAGTTCGGCGGAAACTACATCCGACAATATGTCTACAGCACATCCCTGACTCCGAACTTCATCAACAAGACCGATGAATTTTGGTATTCGTGGAAGGATAGCAAGGGCGTCAAGTTTTGGCGAGTGAACCCAAAAGCAAGGAAGAAAGAGCCGCTTTTCGACTCAGCGAAGATGGCGGCGTACCTGAGCGAATACACGAAGAAACCGTATGACACGACAAACTTACCTCTGACGACATTGACATTTGAAGATAAGAACGACCGACTGATCAAGTTCACTGTCGACAACATCCTCTTCAGCTACGACACTGAGAAAGACGAATTCAAGAAGCTTGAGAAACCGAAAGAGACGCCTCCAGCTCCAACTCCGCTGGAGGACCCGGCTTACATTGGTAGGACGGGCGGCGGGGGCGGCTTCGGTGGAGGCCGGGGGGCCGGCGGAGCGGCTGCGGCGCGAGATTTCCGCAACTGGTCACCCGATAAGAGTGCATTTATCTACGCTCAAGATCACAACCTCTACTATGTTTCTGTAGTCGATAAGAAAGAGCAACCGCCGGTCCAACTGAGCAAAGATGGGGTCAAGGACTACAGCTTTGGCTCTCGCTCCGAGCAAGCCGAGCTCCAGCAGATGATGCAACAAGATGGGACAACCACCACCCAAGGTGGCGGTGCGAGTAGTAACGAGCAGAGGGTTCGTGCTGGGGGAACCTGGTCGAAGGACTCCAAGCGGTTCTACACGAGTCGAACCGACCAAAGAAGAGTCAAAGACCTCTTCTTAGTGAACAGCTTGACCCTGCCTCGGCCATCCCTCATGACTTACAAGTACGCGATGCCCGGCGAGGTCGAAGTCCCTCAGCAAGAGACGTACGTCTTTGAGCCTGAAACTAAAACCATTAGCAAGATGGAGATCGGCAAGTGGAAGGATCAGCGGGCCATGGACATGCACTTCCAGGATGCGTCTTCTGATGTGATCCGGTTCGTTAGGCGAGATCGGCTTCAACGAAACTTAGAAGTCTGCGACTATGACGTCAAGACGAAGATGACTACGGTTCTACTCACGGAATCGGTTGAGAACGCGTTTCTGGAGTCTCAACAGATTCGATACTTGAAGCCGGGGGGCGACTTCATCTGGTGGTCAGAGCGGACCGGTTGGGGGCACTTCTATTTGTACTCGAACGACGGGAAGCTGAAAAACGCAATCACGAGCGGGCCTTACCGGGCGAGCACCCTGGTCGACGTCGAACCCGAGAAGGGTCGAATGTGGTTCGCTTCCAATGGTCGCGAGGACGACGAGAACCCATACTATCGCCACCTCTACCGAGTTGAGCTCAACGGAAAGGATCTCACGCTACTTGATAAAGGCGACGCAGATCACAACACCGTTCTTACGACGTCGAAGAACTACTCTGTCGACGTTTCCTCGCGGACCGACTTGGAACCCTCGGCAGTTCTACGCGACAACGAAGGCAAGATGATTCTTGAGCTCGAAAAAACGGACCTGAGTCGGCTCTATCAAACGGGCTGGAAGATGCCTAAGACCTTTCAGGTCAAAGCCGCCGACGGAGTGACGGACATCTACGGAAACATGTGGCTACCGTTCGACTTCGACAAAACCAAGAAGTATCCAATCATCGCAAACGTCTACCCAGGCCCTCAGACGGAGTCAGTGACAACCGCATTCTCGGCAACCGCTGGAAACCAGCGGCTCGCCCAACTCGGCTTCATCGTGATTCAAATCGGAAACCGAGGTGGAAACCCGGCCCGTTCCAACGCCTACCACAGCTACGGGTACTACAACCTGCGGGACTACGGCCTCGCCGACAAGAAAGCGGGAATCGAGCAACTAGCGGCCCAGAATCCTTGGATCGACATCGACCGAGTAGGTATCTACGGCCACTCGGGGGGAGGTTTCATGACCGCTGCGGCGCTCATGTTGCCACCATACAACGACTTCTTCAAAGTTGGAGTTTCTAGCGCGGGCAACCACGATAACAACGTGTACAACCAGAACTGGAGTGAACAGCACCACGGCCTCAAGGAAGTTCCTGTGACGACTACGGCAAAAGCCACTGAAGCTAAACCCTACGATGACTACCTCGGTTGGGATGATCCACAGTTCGATAGTGGCTACGGCACTACCGGTACCCGCTTTGACATTAAAGTCCCGACAAACGCCGAACTCGCTGCGAACTTGAAGGGGCACCTTTTCCTGGTTCACGGAGATATGGATAACAACGTCCACTACGCAGGTACCGTAAGGCTCATGGATGCACTCATCAAGGCAAACAAGCGATTTGACTTCATGTCGATGCCAGGGCAAGCTCACGGCTTCGGGCCGATGCAAAACTACTTCACTCAACGGATGTACGAATACTTCGTGCAGCATCTGATGGGCGCTCCGCTTCCTTCCGGCGTGGACATGGTGATCGCACCGTGA
- a CDS encoding glycosyl hydrolase: protein MKLLSSLLLFGLGAITFGQVNPDLFAGMSWRNVGPARGGRSIAVAGSIQRPKEFFFGATGGGVWKSTDSGVSWSQVSDNTFGTASVGALAVAPSNPDIIIAGTGERDIRGNISHGDGVYRSKDGGKSWSHIGLKECQTISRIVIDPKDPDKILVAAFGHVYGPNRERGVYKTTDGGASWRKVLFESEKAGAVHITLDPNDSNTVLAATWEAWRTPYSMNSGGPGSKLWKSTDGGETWDDISRNEGLPKGTVGKIGFTISPVDSKRYYAQIEALDGGLFRSDDAGKTWQLVNSDRNWRQRAWYYTHVYAGPKNKDEVYALNVGFGKSTDGGKTFTQLNPPHGDNHDLWVSPDDPSRMIEANDGGANVSLDGGKTWTESTYSTGQFYHVTTDNAFPYRILGAQQDNSTIRIVSRKQGGNIGEKDWTSTAGGESGYIAVKPNDPDIVFGGSYGGDLSWINHRTGQSRAVDPWPNNPMGHGAEDSEYRFQWTYPILFSQHNPNVLYTCSQFVLKSTNMGQSWRRISPDLTRNDKSTMGPSGGPITKDNTSVEYYGTVFTLAESPKDKNVLWAGSDDGRIHVTRDGGRSWKEITPPTMPKNGLVSMIEASPFDTGTAYAAVDNHENDDYAPHAYRTTDYGATWTPITGGVMKDEFFRVIREDRKRKGLLYGGTERGVLVSFDAGSNWQPLSLNLPVTPVHDLAWKDDDLIAATHGRGFWVLDDVTPLQQLAPGAKQIVFAPKDPVAVRWGGGFTRRRAPGSGTPISEIGTNPLSGLVVSYYLPKEAKSVEMVVRDAKGNVVLKRTRAGTAGFQRTSLWLEYPSWETVPGMILWSGFPQPIQAPPGRYTLETTIDGEKFTHQFKWQRDPTAVGSDKDLVAQFEFLQRVSARLTEANRAVKTCRELREKNPSAEITKELTSIEEAIYQTKNKSGQDPLNYPIRLNDKLAGVFSNAMNGSTKPTDQAREVFRLLSAELQVQLNRLAVVQKQLAKP from the coding sequence GTGAAACTCCTTTCTTCTCTCTTGCTGTTTGGACTTGGCGCGATCACCTTCGGCCAGGTTAACCCGGACCTTTTTGCCGGCATGTCTTGGCGAAATGTGGGACCAGCTCGCGGCGGCCGTTCCATCGCCGTCGCAGGAAGTATCCAACGACCGAAAGAGTTTTTCTTTGGAGCCACAGGTGGCGGAGTCTGGAAATCTACCGACTCTGGGGTGAGTTGGTCGCAAGTGAGCGATAACACGTTCGGCACGGCGTCCGTGGGCGCGCTTGCGGTGGCCCCGAGCAACCCGGATATCATCATCGCCGGGACTGGAGAGCGTGATATTCGAGGCAACATTTCCCATGGTGATGGGGTTTATCGGTCGAAGGACGGCGGCAAAAGTTGGTCGCACATTGGGCTGAAAGAGTGCCAAACGATCTCCCGAATTGTAATTGATCCCAAAGATCCAGACAAGATTCTCGTCGCCGCATTTGGCCATGTTTATGGCCCGAATCGAGAGCGAGGCGTTTACAAAACGACCGACGGTGGGGCAAGCTGGCGGAAGGTTCTTTTTGAGTCTGAGAAGGCCGGAGCAGTGCACATCACCCTCGATCCGAACGACAGTAATACCGTCCTCGCCGCCACTTGGGAAGCTTGGCGAACGCCATACTCGATGAACTCAGGCGGCCCGGGTTCCAAACTGTGGAAATCCACCGATGGCGGGGAGACCTGGGACGACATTAGCCGGAATGAGGGACTCCCAAAAGGAACTGTTGGCAAGATTGGCTTCACGATTTCGCCGGTTGATTCCAAGCGTTACTATGCTCAGATCGAAGCCTTGGACGGAGGACTCTTCCGGAGCGATGACGCGGGAAAGACGTGGCAACTCGTTAACTCAGATCGGAACTGGCGACAGCGCGCCTGGTACTACACCCATGTCTACGCGGGTCCAAAGAACAAGGATGAGGTGTATGCGCTCAACGTGGGATTCGGTAAGTCGACTGATGGAGGCAAAACCTTCACTCAACTTAACCCCCCGCATGGGGACAATCACGATCTCTGGGTGAGCCCTGATGATCCAAGTCGAATGATTGAGGCAAACGACGGCGGAGCTAATGTCTCACTAGATGGCGGAAAAACCTGGACGGAGTCAACCTACTCCACGGGCCAGTTCTATCATGTCACAACTGATAACGCTTTCCCCTATCGAATTCTTGGCGCCCAGCAAGATAACAGCACGATTCGAATCGTGAGTCGCAAACAAGGTGGAAACATTGGCGAAAAGGATTGGACCAGTACAGCAGGAGGGGAGAGTGGGTACATCGCAGTCAAGCCGAACGACCCAGATATCGTGTTCGGCGGATCGTACGGAGGAGATCTGTCGTGGATCAATCACCGAACGGGACAAAGCCGCGCGGTTGACCCGTGGCCGAACAACCCGATGGGACATGGCGCAGAAGACAGCGAATACCGCTTCCAATGGACCTATCCGATCCTGTTCTCTCAGCACAACCCAAACGTCCTTTACACTTGTTCACAATTCGTTCTGAAGAGTACGAACATGGGGCAGAGCTGGCGGCGGATCAGCCCTGACTTGACGCGTAATGACAAGTCGACGATGGGTCCCTCGGGAGGTCCAATCACCAAGGACAACACAAGTGTTGAGTACTACGGAACGGTGTTCACCCTCGCCGAATCTCCCAAAGACAAGAATGTGCTCTGGGCTGGTTCGGACGACGGCCGAATCCATGTCACTCGGGACGGAGGGAGAAGCTGGAAGGAGATCACTCCGCCTACCATGCCGAAAAACGGTCTTGTTAGCATGATCGAGGCATCTCCGTTTGATACGGGCACCGCCTACGCAGCGGTGGATAATCACGAAAACGATGACTATGCCCCGCATGCATATCGAACGACGGACTACGGCGCGACTTGGACTCCAATCACCGGTGGTGTCATGAAAGACGAGTTCTTCAGGGTGATTAGGGAAGACCGGAAGCGAAAAGGTCTCCTTTACGGTGGTACCGAGCGAGGTGTTCTCGTCAGCTTTGATGCTGGCTCCAACTGGCAGCCGCTGAGTCTGAATCTGCCCGTTACCCCCGTTCATGACCTTGCTTGGAAGGACGATGACTTGATCGCCGCAACCCACGGACGGGGATTCTGGGTTCTGGACGATGTGACGCCATTGCAACAGTTAGCCCCTGGCGCGAAGCAGATTGTGTTCGCTCCCAAGGACCCCGTGGCAGTTCGCTGGGGCGGAGGCTTCACCCGTCGTCGAGCTCCTGGATCAGGGACGCCGATCAGTGAGATCGGGACAAACCCTCTCTCTGGATTGGTGGTTTCCTACTACCTACCCAAGGAGGCTAAATCAGTCGAGATGGTCGTACGGGACGCCAAAGGCAACGTCGTCTTGAAGCGGACGCGAGCAGGAACCGCTGGATTCCAAAGAACTTCGCTCTGGCTCGAATATCCTTCATGGGAGACCGTGCCTGGGATGATCCTTTGGTCGGGCTTCCCGCAGCCGATTCAAGCTCCGCCAGGTAGGTACACACTCGAGACCACCATCGATGGCGAGAAGTTCACCCACCAGTTTAAGTGGCAACGCGATCCGACGGCGGTCGGTTCGGACAAAGACCTTGTCGCCCAGTTCGAGTTCCTCCAAAGGGTGTCGGCGAGGCTTACCGAGGCAAACCGTGCGGTGAAGACCTGCCGAGAACTTCGTGAAAAGAACCCCTCGGCGGAGATCACGAAAGAGCTCACCAGCATCGAAGAAGCGATCTACCAGACAAAAAACAAGAGCGGTCAAGATCCTCTGAACTACCCGATACGGCTCAATGATAAACTCGCCGGAGTCTTCAGCAACGCGATGAACGGATCAACAAAGCCGACAGACCAAGCTCGTGAAGTTTTCCGACTCTTGTCTGCAGAACTGCAAGTCCAGCTGAATCGCCTCGCCGTCGTACAAAAGCAACTGGCTAAGCCTTAG
- a CDS encoding DUF5703 domain-containing protein, translating into MRVFALLVTLLMSGSVFAKSVQQDLVKQDIVWTTPSVDAAGSMPIGNGEVVLNAWVDARTSEICLLIARTDALSEIARILKIGRVRVKLTPNPFVGGSFEQRLDLYNGQIHFRGKDASLTLFVDSDNHVVHLTGTSKLPVIAQVTTDNWRDTDRPLPEIDFNSAWSAKGAPVALVESADVPIDRRRNNQIGWYHTNRSSIVPVLLAEQTLTGLNGTFDPLLGRTFGAVISGAEMTAEGKTKLVSQSPSKAINVNIAVHTNRELSAWESETVTLLARSPSEAASARTKKWWNQYWDRSYVFVEEKLPSKAIPDNDFPIRRGQDSNGQNMLPGSIREWKYSNSVDPKQVEQDFGHWLDSMDSDVPFHPKDLTLRAYIHLTELKPGRIFDKLTAGRNDGFLLDTHPGDSLRFIVGDKEITAKGVLTVGKTYAVEASFNSATGEAKIFLDGKQVASSPAELGSPITRGYTLQRYVQACQGRGNLPIKFNGGYYTVEPTAMGRQTNSDFRNWGDAFWFQNTRHVYHPMLANGDFDMMEPFWRLYEDALPLAKSRAASYHGVKGAYFPETMTAFGTYAGSDYGWDRKGLKPNEVQCPWWDDAWNQGLELVNLMLDRFDYTQDRAFLTKRVLPMADEVLAYFDSRFKRDGKGKLLIDPTQVVETYWDGVVNDMPVVSGLHRILGRLNSLPAGAVKPSQASTYSRLLGELPELPLEVRDGKRQLSPAEKYIKKESNVENGELYAVWPFGTASLAQSKLVVEAKNAYATRKNRLDTGWGYDGNVAAMLGMTEEAARILNVKVRNSHPAYRWPATWGPNFDWLPDQNHGGNLMTQTHLMLMQCEPMELGGAIRLLPAWPKDWDVKFRLFAPGKTVIECDFRNGKVEKLSVTPETRRKDIIMP; encoded by the coding sequence ATGCGAGTATTCGCTTTGCTCGTCACGTTACTCATGTCTGGTTCAGTGTTCGCAAAATCTGTTCAGCAAGATCTAGTCAAGCAAGATATTGTCTGGACAACGCCGTCTGTCGATGCGGCTGGCTCAATGCCGATCGGGAACGGCGAGGTTGTTCTGAACGCATGGGTGGACGCGAGGACGAGCGAGATTTGCCTTCTGATTGCTCGTACAGATGCGCTGTCGGAGATCGCCAGAATTCTGAAGATCGGACGCGTCCGGGTGAAGCTAACTCCAAACCCGTTTGTTGGAGGTTCTTTTGAACAGAGACTTGATCTCTATAACGGCCAAATTCACTTTAGGGGCAAAGATGCATCACTGACGCTGTTTGTCGATTCAGACAACCATGTGGTGCACTTGACCGGCACCTCTAAGTTGCCAGTCATAGCCCAGGTAACTACTGATAACTGGCGCGATACTGACCGTCCGCTGCCTGAAATTGACTTTAACTCCGCCTGGAGCGCAAAAGGGGCTCCGGTCGCGCTCGTGGAATCTGCCGACGTTCCAATTGATCGGCGAAGGAATAACCAGATCGGCTGGTACCACACGAATCGTTCATCGATTGTCCCTGTCCTGTTAGCGGAGCAGACCTTGACGGGGCTCAACGGCACCTTTGATCCGCTGCTGGGCAGAACCTTTGGGGCAGTAATCTCGGGAGCTGAGATGACGGCCGAAGGCAAGACTAAGCTGGTTTCACAGTCGCCTTCCAAGGCGATTAACGTGAACATCGCGGTTCATACCAACCGCGAATTGAGTGCTTGGGAATCCGAAACGGTGACCCTGTTGGCTCGTTCCCCTTCCGAAGCAGCTTCTGCTCGGACGAAGAAATGGTGGAACCAATACTGGGACCGATCCTACGTCTTCGTGGAGGAGAAGCTTCCCTCGAAGGCAATTCCCGACAACGACTTCCCGATCCGGCGTGGCCAAGATTCTAACGGACAAAACATGCTACCCGGCTCGATCCGCGAGTGGAAATACTCCAACTCTGTTGATCCGAAACAGGTGGAGCAAGACTTCGGCCACTGGCTGGACAGCATGGACTCGGATGTTCCGTTCCATCCGAAGGACCTCACCCTCAGGGCTTACATTCATTTAACAGAGCTGAAACCAGGCCGAATCTTTGACAAGCTGACCGCGGGTCGCAACGACGGATTTCTTCTCGATACTCACCCCGGAGACTCACTTCGGTTCATCGTCGGCGATAAAGAGATCACGGCGAAAGGTGTCCTCACAGTTGGCAAAACCTACGCCGTTGAAGCAAGTTTCAACAGCGCAACCGGTGAAGCTAAAATCTTTCTCGATGGAAAACAAGTAGCCTCTTCGCCCGCTGAACTAGGCTCGCCAATCACTCGTGGCTACACGCTCCAACGCTACGTCCAAGCTTGCCAAGGTCGCGGAAATCTTCCGATCAAGTTCAACGGGGGTTACTACACGGTAGAGCCGACCGCAATGGGACGGCAAACAAACTCAGATTTCCGTAACTGGGGAGACGCCTTCTGGTTCCAAAATACTCGGCACGTGTATCATCCGATGCTCGCCAACGGGGATTTTGACATGATGGAGCCGTTTTGGCGACTCTACGAAGACGCTCTGCCTCTCGCCAAGAGCCGGGCAGCGAGCTACCACGGTGTAAAGGGTGCCTACTTCCCGGAAACGATGACTGCATTTGGGACCTACGCGGGCAGTGATTACGGTTGGGATCGCAAAGGTCTCAAGCCAAACGAAGTTCAGTGCCCGTGGTGGGACGATGCCTGGAACCAAGGGCTTGAACTGGTCAACCTAATGCTGGATCGTTTTGACTACACTCAAGACCGAGCCTTTTTGACCAAACGAGTTCTGCCAATGGCCGACGAAGTGCTCGCATACTTCGATTCGCGCTTCAAACGCGACGGAAAAGGAAAGCTCTTGATTGATCCAACCCAAGTTGTCGAAACGTATTGGGACGGGGTGGTAAACGATATGCCGGTGGTTTCGGGTCTTCACCGTATTCTTGGTCGCCTGAATTCTCTTCCTGCTGGTGCTGTAAAGCCAAGTCAGGCATCAACTTATTCGAGGCTACTTGGAGAATTGCCCGAACTACCGCTTGAAGTTCGGGACGGTAAGCGACAACTTTCACCTGCCGAGAAGTACATCAAGAAGGAGTCAAACGTTGAAAACGGCGAACTCTATGCAGTCTGGCCCTTTGGCACTGCTTCGCTAGCGCAGTCAAAACTGGTAGTGGAAGCAAAGAATGCTTACGCCACCCGAAAGAATCGTCTTGACACTGGCTGGGGTTACGATGGCAATGTTGCGGCGATGCTGGGAATGACCGAAGAAGCCGCTCGAATTCTCAACGTGAAGGTTCGTAATTCTCACCCCGCCTACCGCTGGCCCGCTACTTGGGGACCCAACTTTGACTGGCTCCCTGACCAGAACCACGGCGGCAACCTGATGACTCAGACCCACTTGATGCTGATGCAGTGCGAGCCTATGGAACTAGGCGGAGCGATTCGACTGCTACCCGCTTGGCCAAAGGATTGGGACGTCAAGTTTCGGCTGTTCGCACCCGGAAAGACGGTGATCGAGTGTGATTTTCGGAATGGCAAGGTCGAGAAACTCAGCGTTACTCCCGAAACTCGGCGGAAAGACATCATCATGCCCTAG